In Rattus norvegicus strain BN/NHsdMcwi chromosome 1, GRCr8, whole genome shotgun sequence, a genomic segment contains:
- the Znf431l12 gene encoding zinc finger protein 431-like has product MDALTYDDVYINFSREEWSLLDSSQKRLYKDVMLETYRNLTAIGYSWEDHKIEERCQSDKTYGRREKSHASEKPYEHTQCDKAFRYHSHHQKHKRTHTGEKPSEGFQHSEALASLQIHKITFSREKPYKCNQCDKTFAQHCYLRIHEKTHTGEKRYKCDQCGKAFAYHCTLRLHKRTHTGEKPYECDQCGKAFAHNSYLQIHKVTHTGEKPYKCNQCDKAYSQQSHLVLHKRTHTGEKPYKCNQCSKSFVSLNHLQTHERIHTGEKPYKCNQCGKAFSQHPSLQTHIRTHTGEKPYKCDQCDKAFTQSSSLLMHRRIHTGEKPYECRQCGKAFTRNSTLQNHKRHHTGEKPYECDHCGGVFAYNSGLQKHKKSHLGVKP; this is encoded by the exons GATGCACTGACCTATGATGATGTATACATAAACTTCAGTCGGGAAGAGTGGTCCTTGCTGGAttcatctcagaagagactttacaaagatgtgatgctggagacctacaggaacctcactgctatag GATACAGTTGGGAAGACCATAAAATTGAAGAACGTTGTCAAAGTGATAAAACATATGGAAG GCGTGAAAAAAGCCATGCCTCAGAGAAACCATATGAACATACTCAGTGTGATAAAGCCTTCCGTTACCACAGTCATCATCAAAAGCATAAAAGaactcatactggagagaaaccctctgAAGGCTTTCAACATAGTGAAGCCCTTGCaagtctccaaatacataaaataacattttctagagagaaaccctacaaatgtaatcagTGTGATAAAACCTTTGCACAACACTGTTATCTTCGAATACATGAAaaaacacatactggagagaaacgtTATAAGTgcgatcaatgtggtaaagcctttgcatatcattGTACTTTGCGTttgcataaaagaacacatactggagagaaaccttatgaatgtgatcaatgtggtaaagccttcgCCCATAACAGTTATCTTCAAATACATAAggtaacacatactggagagaagccctacaagtgtaatcaatgtgataaagcctATTCACAACAGAGTCATCTCGtactacataaaagaacacatactggagagaaaccttataaaTGTAATCAGTGCAGTAAGTCATTTGTATCTCTCAATCATCTTCAAActcatgaaagaattcatactggagagaaaccttacaagtgtAATCAATGcggtaaagccttttcacaacaCCCTAGTCTCCAAACGCAtataagaacacatactggagagaaaccctacaaatgtgatcaatgtgataaagcctttacaCAAAGCAGTAGTCTCCTGATGCATAGAAGAATACATACGGGAGAGAAGCCTTATGAATGTcgtcaatgtggtaaagcctttacacGGAACAgtactctccaaaaccataaaaggcatcatactggagagaagccctatgaatgtgatCATTGTGGTGGAGTCTTTGCATATAACAGTGGTctccaaaaacataaaaagagtCATCTGGGAGTGAAACCCTGA
- the Isg20l1 gene encoding interferon-stimulated 20 kDa exonuclease-like 2: protein MSTILLNLDFGEPSKKAFGGNAKHQRFVKKRRFLEQKGFLSKKNQPPSKVSKLNSEPPKKGETSRVDSISKILSCLKKKKEAAASKRDSEQSKDKKASSWLTPAPSKKTDSVVAKIDLLGEFQSALPKPKRRTQKKGSKKPLKKKIATENSTQAQSKDKGSNKKPLKKNAVQNSTQAQPEDKCPKVPQSLPRKMVAIDCEMVGTGPKGRVSSLARCSIVNYNGDVLYDEYIRPPCYIVDYRTRWSGIRKCHMVNATPFKTARSQILKILSGKVVVGHAIHNDYKALQYFHPKSLTRDTSQIPLLNRKADCPENVTLSLKRLTKKLLSRDIQTGLSGHSSVEDAQATLELYKLVEVEWEQHLAQNPPEN from the coding sequence ATGTCTACCATACTCCTGAATTTGGACTTTGGGGAACCTTCGAAAAAGGCATTTGGAGGAAATGCCAAACATCAACGTTTTGTCAAGAAGCGAAGGTTCTTGGAACAGAAAGGATTTCTGAGTAAAAAGAACCAACCCCCTAGCAAGGTGTCTAAATTAAACTCAGAACCTCCAAAGAAAGGGGAAACTTCAAGAGTAGATAGCATTTCGAAGATCCTTTCATgcctaaagaagaaaaaagaggcagCTGCCTCCAAGAGGGACTCAGAGCAGTCCAAAGACAAGAAAGCATCGTCATGGCTGACCCCTGCTCCTTCAAAGAAGACTGATTCTGTTGTGGCTAAAATAGATTTGCTTGGGGAGTTTCAGAGTGCCCTTCCAAAGCCTAAGAGACGCACCCAGAAGAAGGGCTCCAAGAAGCCCTTGAAAAAGAAAATTGCTACAGAAAACTCCACCCAAGCTCAGTCAAAGGATAAAGGCTCCAACAAGAAGCCCTTGAAGAAAAATGCTGTACAGAACTCCACCCAAGCTCAACCAGAGGATAAGTGCCCTAAAGTCCCTCAAAGCTTGCCAAGGAAGATGGTGGCAATAGACTGTGAAATGGTGGGCACCGGACCCAAGGGGCGTGTGAGTTCCTTGGCTCGCTGCAGCATCGTGAATTACAATGGAGATGTGCTTTATGATGAGTACATCCGCCCCCCCTGCTATATCGTGGACTACCGGACCAGGTGGAGTGGCATCCGGAAGTGCCACATGGTTAATGCTACCCCGTTTAAGACTGCTCGGAGTCAGATCTTGAAGATACTCTCAGGGAAGGTAGTGGTAGGGCATGCCATTCACAATGACTACAAAGCCCTACAGTACTTTCATCCCAAGTCCCTCACTCGAGACACTTCCCAAATACCACTCCTCAACCGGAAGGCTGACTGCCCAGAAAATGTCACTTTGTCACTGAAGCGTCTCACCAAGAAGCTGCTGAGTCGGGACATCCAGACTGGACTAAGTGGACATTCCTCGGTAGAAGATGCCCAGGCCACATTGGAGCTGTACAAGTTGGTTGAAGTTGAATGGGAGCAGCATCTGGCCCAGAATCCTCCAGAAAATTAG